One region of Quercus lobata isolate SW786 chromosome 2, ValleyOak3.0 Primary Assembly, whole genome shotgun sequence genomic DNA includes:
- the LOC115974693 gene encoding MLO-like protein 9: MAGGGEGGGAKELDQTPTWAVAAVCAVLIVISILLEEAIHKLGLWFQKRKKDALVEALEKIKGELMVLGFISLILTFGQTYIARICIPVDISETMLPCPFRGGRNEPEGGHRRLLWHEHRYLAAESKGPACKAGYVPLISVNGLHQLHIFIFFLAVFHVIYSAITMTLGRLKIRGWKVWEKEIIHENETLNDPQRFRLTHETSFVRDHTSFWTKTAISFYFVCFWRQFFRSVRRADYLTMRHGFVTVHLAPGSKFDFQKYIKKSLEDDFKVVVGISPLLWASVVFFLLINVSGWQAMFCLSILPLLVILAVGTKLQGIISKMALEIKERQSVVQGIPLVQVSDSHFWFGWPQLVLYLIHFVLFQNAFEITYFFWIWYEFGLRSCFHEDFGLIILRVLLGVGVQFMCSYITLPLYALVTQMGSTMKRSIFDEQTSKALKQWHQKAVKKKTDGRASSPPRTLGGSPGDSPVQSPPRACPHGQLCAVVPDKSSPEMTANIMASVDLPREQKSTKNDGYHDLLSEP; the protein is encoded by the exons ATGGCCGGAGGTGGAGAAGGCGGAGGTGCCAAAGAGCTTGATCAGACGCCCACGTGGGCTGTTGCCGCAGTTTGTGCCGTCCTCATTGTGATTTCTATACTATTGGAAGAAGCTATTCATAAGCTTGGACTG TGgtttcaaaaaaggaaaaaggacgCTTTGGTTGAAGCTCTTGAGAAAATTAAAGGCG AGCTTATGGTTTTAGGattcatttctttaattttgacATTCGGGCAAACCTACATTGCTAGAATATGTATTCCTGTAGATATTTCAGAGACCATGTTACCTTGTCCCTttagaggaggaagaaatgAACCCGAGGGGGGACATCGCAGGCTTCTATGGCATGAGCATAGATATCTAGCTGCTGAAAGCAAAGGTCCAGCTTGCAAGGCG GGTTATGTGCCGCTTATATCTGTCAATGGTTTGCATCAGTTACACATCTTCATATTCTTTTTAGCTGTCTTCCACGTGATATACAGTGCCATAACGATGACGCTTGGAAGATTAAAG ataCGGGGGTGGAAGGTTTGGGAAAAGGAAATTATTCATGAAAATGAAACCTTGAATG ATCCTCAAAGATTCAGGCTTACTCATGAGACATCCTTTGTAAGAGACCACACTAGTTTCTGGACTAAAACAGCAATCTCCTTCTACTTT GTCTGCTTCTGGCGACAGTTCTTCAGATCTGTTCGTAGGGCTGACTATTTGACCATGCGACATGGATTTGTTACT gtTCATTTAGCACCCGGAAGTAAGTTtgactttcaaaaatatatCAAGAAGTCATTAGAAGATGACTTCAAGGTAGTTGTGGGAATCAG TCCACTATTATGGGCTTCAGTGGTTTTCTTTCTGCTTATTAATGTCAGTG GATGGCAGGCTATGTTTTGTTTGTCCATACTTCCTCTGCTT GTGATATTAGCTGTTGGGACCAAGCTTCAaggaataatatcaaaaatggCTCTTGAAATCAAAGAAAGGCAATCCGTAGTCCAAGGAATACCTCTTGTGCAAGTCTCTGACAGCcatttttggtttggttggCCTCAATTAGTTCTTTATCTCATCCATTTCGTCTTATTCCAG AATGCATTTGAGATAACATACTTCTTTTGGATATGG TATGAGTTCGGCTTGAGATCTTGTTTTCATGAGGATTTTGGTCTTATAATTTTAAGAGTTCTCCTCGG GGTAGGAGTTCAATTTATGTGCAGCTACATTACACTTCCACTGTATGCCCTTGTTACTCAG atgGGATCAACCATGAAGAGGTCAATATTTGATGAACAAACTTCCAAGGCCCTAAAGCAGTGGCATCAAAAGGCTGTAAAGAAGAAGACTGATGGGAGGGCATCATCTCCACCGCGGACTTTGGGTGGAAGCCCCGGTGACTCACCTGTGCAATCCCCACCTCGAGCATGTCCTCATGGCCAATTGTGTGCTGTGGTAccagataaatcttctcctgaAATGACAGCAAACATCATGGCCAGTGTGGATCTTCCAAGGGAACAAAAATCCACTAAGAATGATGGCTACCACGACTTACTAAGTGAACCGTGA
- the LOC115960018 gene encoding F-box protein At1g20360-like codes for MEDLCDNLLDDILYRLPLKSVVTCKCISKRFNTFISDPGFESKLFLHNSCIFHCTKDSPNFYFKVPLYPPNSDKATESSVKLPRRFKVLAYCSGLLLLLPTEGVLVLNPVTKRHQIINIFHYDAIGLAVEPISSSLHRYKVVRIGARDGDSYQFDIFSSDTMSWRRSSTKFTCMVMSNFNNDALPIYSHGTLHWIRKCNDILAFDIEKEEARIIELPLNFPLPFEYWTSWFGVVNGLLTLISTSSKEILVWILNDYKNVEWVLKTRITYIINSEWSIRIPIFYDGERLVLYLRNVNAGENGEFCMYDIATDKWRKIGMVWAILDNIRAFVPFVPSLAEIKTTTWPDVSTRVVQILHKLSLLLGGGVTLKKDVLQLKWAEPNLYSKIHERRCGEA; via the coding sequence atggaAGACCTATGCGACAATCTTCTTGATGATATTCTTTACCGTTTGCCCCTTAAGTCCGTGGTCACGTGCAAATGCATAAGCAAGAGGTTCAACACCTTCATCTCCGACCCAGGGTTTGAATCGAAACTGTTTCTTCACAATTCTTGTATATTTCATTGCACAAAAGACTCTCCTAATTTCTACTTCAAAGTTCCTCTCTATCCTCCCAATTCTGACAAAGCAACCGAGAGTTCTGTGAAACTACCTCGCCGTTTTAAAGTCTTAGCTTATTGTAGTGGCTTGCTTCTCTTACTTCCCACGGAAGGTGTTTTAGTTTTAAACCCAGTAACCAAAAGACACCAAATCATAAACATTTTCCATTATGATGCAATTGGGTTGGCTGTGGAACCAATCTCTTCCTCCTTGCACCGCTACAAGGTTGTTCGTATTGGTGCTAGGGATGGGGATAGCTATCAATTTGATATATTCTCATCCGATACAATGTCATGGAGACGATCCTCGACAAAATTTACTTGCATGGTGATGAGTAACTTCAACAACGATGCTCTACCTATCTATTCTCACGGGACCTTACATTGGATAAGGAAGTGTAATGATATCCTTGCCTTTGATATTGAAAAAGAAGAGGCTAGGATCATCGAACTTCCTCTAAACTTTCCACTTCCATTTGAGTATTGGACATCATGGTTTGGAGTAGTAAATGGTTTGCTTACCCTCATCTCAACTTCAAGTAAAGAAATCTTGGTTTGGATCCTCAATGATTACAAGAACGTTGAGTGGGTGCTTAAAACCCgaattacatatataataaatagtGAATGGTCTATAAGGATTCCCATCTTCTACGATGGTGAGCGACTTGTTTTGTATCTACGAAACGTTAACGCAGGGGAAAATGGAGAGTTTTGTATGTATGATATTGCAACCGATAAGTGGAGGAAGATTGGAATGGTATGGGCTATACTGGATAACATTCGAGCTTTTGTTCCCTTCGTTCCTTCTTTAGCAGAGATTAAAACTACGACGTGGCCAGATGTATCAACTCGGGTTGTTCAGATCTTGCATAAGCTCTCGCTGCTGCTTGGAGGAGGAGTGACCCTCAAGAAGGATGTACTCCAACTCAAGTGGGCTGAGCCTAACTTATACTCAAAGATCCATGAGAGAAGATGTGGAGAAGCCTAA